Proteins encoded within one genomic window of Manduca sexta isolate Smith_Timp_Sample1 chromosome 18, JHU_Msex_v1.0, whole genome shotgun sequence:
- the LOC115439814 gene encoding cell surface glycoprotein 1, whose translation MKRPRHRWLSVSIFCIVLTVLASELPITSAARATSLIFAKTTTTTTPAPEEVPETEDGPQTEPTAEDGDASNSTSKLTGIPQIDYIHDPNLPRELNGYNLSGYPFYETVPPPETMDFKCDGLHDGFYASVPHKCQVYHHCLFGTRYDFLCANYTAFDQKTFICHFVSEVDCKNSPNYFNRNEALYKAASTDPPPPPPTTTTTTTTTQRPTRPPRRRPHYRYDYYDDDYYYRDDYDYDDRRRPRPRPGGRPGKKKRPVDDYEDDRYDRRPRPRDEEPVDTFEERRPYDRRPGKRRPYEEDADRRPGFRPGRRPRPRDQDDDRYPPDDRYTPEDEDRPRGGKRDGARDDMRPKRPRDDYRPRDETRPRDEFRPRDEEPIRAKDETRARDDIRPRDEIRPRDEKRPRDETRSKEDSRSRDEIRPRDEIRPRDEIRPRDELRPRDSIRSRDEIKPREERRPPRDEVVEKPIRPREDRYQNEGRRYREERPYRNRDERPYAKPERNYENDDRLQEDKKDTPSAPEGLVKPNGHGLFSQPRMPPKVKRPVPINERGKYEYVTVATTKAPPKAEDDYYYDYEDDDTSKSLPSAKSAAIQQRPKAEPVEKEKFKPSRPLITGPGGKGRKTKRPIDYEDEYYNPPPTGRGQKYSYNQRNKEERTPKPNDDYYYDYDDKKDQKERIERQEVEEKVKQVRPTVKVVKRPFLPSRGGSPYLPRGLQPVAGRDLTAPLNTTPKPTTTSTTTTTTTTTKPTTTSRTTTTTTTRTTTTRETTTTTTPTPTTTTKPTTTVTTEKPTTSQQLRQVVEEEYEYYDEEDIDYDRTKKESTTAAAHTTTKVETTQQPETTTAELITHEQKAKQLATKVLRVYNDNYEAIRDKLESTLSPGDYIKPYLATSIPFTKGSDSYKPKIKVEVSKPYGPTGKPVIPENISIKQNLADSVENDFDDRYNEALSPNLPINRVPSGFVSADRDYTFARFRGNFQNADPQYSASEVSTYQVRKRPHVNIRTPSSYYLQPQRLVYQDDVLTRFPRTLYRQFLGDF comes from the exons GTATAGTCCTCACAGTTTTGGCCTCGGAGCTGCCCATCACGTCGGCAGCGAGAGCGACTTCCTTGATCTTCGCGAAGACCACCACCACCACAACGCCTGCGCCCGAGGAGGTGCCAGAGACTGAAGATGGACCCCAG ACGGAGCCTACGGCGGAAGATGGCGATGCGTCGAATTCGACTAGCAAACTGACAGGCATACCGCAGATCGACTATATCCACGACCCGAACCTTCCCCGGGAGCTGAACGGGTACAACCTCTCCGGGTATCCCTTCTACGAAACCGTTCCTCCTCCGGAAACCATGGACTTCAAGTGTGATGGACTCCATGATGGGTTCTACGCTTCGGTCCCACATAAATGTCAG GTGTATCACCACTGCCTCTTCGGCACTAGATACGATTTCCTCTGCGCCAACTACACCGCCTTTGACCAGAAGACGTTCATCTGCCATTTCGTCTCCGAAGTTGATTGCAAAAATTCACCAAATTATTTCAACAG AAACGAAGCTCTCTACAAGGCAGCGTCTACTGATCCACCACCGCCACCACCTACCACCACAACTACAACCACTACCACGCAGCGGCCCACCCGTCCACCCAGAAGGCGGCCACACTACAGATATGATTACTACGATGACGACTACTACTACAGGGATGACTACGACTACGATGATAG AAGGAGACCAAGACCTCGCCCTGGTGGGAGACCAGGGAAGAAAAAGAGGCCAGTAGACGACTATGAGGATGATAG GTACGATCGACGTCCAAGACCCAGAGACGAAGAACCAGTTGATACGTTTGAAGAAAGAAGGCCGTATGATAGACGCCCAGGAAAAAGGAGGCCTTATGAAGAAGATGCTGACAGACGACCAGGTTTCAGGCCTGGTAGACGTCCTAGGCCCAGAGACCAAGATGATGACCGCTACCCCCCCGATGACCGGTACACTCCCGAAGATGAAGACAGACCAAGAGGCGGAAAGCGAGATGGTGCTAGAGACGATATGAGACCAAAAAGACCTAGAGATGACTACAGACCTAGGGATGAAACCAGGCCAAGAGATGAATTTAGACCTCGTGATGAAGAACCCATCAGGGCAAAAGATGAAACTAGAGCCAGAGATGACATAAGACCACGAGACGAAATACGGCCAAGGGACGAGAAAAGGCCTCGAGATGAAACCAGATCCAAGGAAGATTCAAGATCCAGAGATGAGATAAGGCCTAGAGATGAAATAAGACCAAGAGACGAAATCAGGCCAAGAGATGAATTACGACCTCGTGATAGCATCAGATCTCGGGATGAAATAAAGCCCAGAGAAGAGAGACGTCCACCCAGAGATGAAGTTGTTGAAAAACCTATCAGGCCAAGGGAGGATCGTTACCAAAACGAAGGTAGAAGATACAGAGAAGAACGGCCTTATAGAAATAGAGATGAAAGACCGTATGCTAAACCTGAAAGAAATTACGAAAATGACGACAGACTTCAAGAAGACAAAAAAGATACACCCTCAGCACCAGAAGGACTAGTCAAGCCAAACGGTCACGGGCTCTTCAGCCAACCCAGAATGCCCCCAAAAGTTAAACGACCAGTTCCGATTAATGAAAGGGGAAAATATGAATATGTAACAGTTGCTACAACAAAAGCGCCCCCAAAGGCAGAGGATGATTATTACTACGACTATGAAGACGATGACACTAGTAAATCATTGCCTTCTGCAAAGTCTGCCGCCATACAGCAAAGACCTAAAGCGGAGCCAGTAGAAAAGGAAAAATTTAAACCTTCAAGGCCACTTATCACTGGCCCGGGAGGCAAAGGACGAAAGACTAAAAGACCAATAGATTATGAAGATGAATATTACAATCCTCCGCCTACTGGCAGAGGTCAGAAATATTCTTATAATCAGAGAAATAAAGAAGAACGTACTCCGAAACCAAATGATGACTACTATTATGATTACGATGATAAAAAGGATCAAAAAGAAAGAATAGAGAGGCAAGAAGTAGAAGAGAAGGTCAAACAAGTTAGGCCTACAGTCAAAGTTGTAAAGCGTCCTTTTTTACCGTCTAGGGGTGGTAGCCCGTACCTGCCGCGCGGGCTGCAACCAGTCGCCGGCAGAGATCTCACAGCTCCCTTAAACACCACCCCTAAACCCACCACCACTTCCACTACTACAACGACCACGACAACCACCAAACCTACAACTACTTCCCGCACCACAACTACTACAACAACCCGTACAACAACAACTAGagaaacaacaacaacaacaacgcCGACTCCAACCACAACAACAAAACCAACAACAACTGTCACCACTGAAAAACCTACCACATCACAACAACTGAGACAAGTTGTTGAGGAGGAATATGAGTATTATGACGAAGAAGACATAGACTATGATAGAACAAAGAAGGAGTCAACAACAGCAGCAGCTCATACAACGACAAAAGTAGAGACGACACAGCAACCGGAAACAACAACTGCAGAACTTATAACTCATGAGCAAAAGGCAAAGCAGTTAGCGACAAAAGTTTTGCGAGTTTACAACGATAATTATGAAGCTATTAGAGACAAACTTGAATCCACGCTATCACCTGGTGATTACATAAAACCGTACTTAGCAACCTCTATTCCCTTTACTAAAGGATCAGACTCATACAAACCAAAAATCAAAGTTGAAGTATCAAAACCCTATGGCCCAACGGGCAAACCAGTAATTCccgaaaatatatcaataaagcAAAATCTCGCTGATTCAGTAGAAAACGATTTCGACGATAGATACAATGAAGCGCTCTCTCCAAATTTGCCAATTAACAGAGTCCCGAGCGGTTTTGTGTCAGCCGATCGAGATTACACGTTCGCTAGATTTCGAGGTAACTTCCAGAATGCCGACCCGCAGTATTCGGCGTCAGAAGTGAGTACCTACCAAGTCAGGAAACGTCCCCATGTAAATATTAGGACGCCGTCTTCATACTATTTACAGCCGCAAAGACTGGTCTATCAAGACGATGTTCTAACTAGATTTCCTAGGACATTGTACAGGCAATTTTTAGGtgatttttaa